CAGCTCTGGGGTGAATGGAGTTGCAGTGGTAAGCAGGGGGACTGCAGTGCAGGAgtgacctggaacaggctattCCTGCCCAGGTAgaggctctctgcagccttgtgGGGCTGCACACTGTAGTGGTGTGATGGGAGCTGTGGGGTGATGCCAGTGGCTGTTCTTGCAGGTGGATATCCCCATCTGGGTGGTGGATCTCCGTCATGAGCTGACCCACGGGAAGCTGCCGCCGCTGGCGCTGTGCCGTAAGGgtgagtgctgccagccagaGCTTGGGCTGGCAATGCCAGTGCCACAGGCCCTGAGGGGAGCACCCTCCATTTTGGGAcactgcaggggaggcaggTAGGCTTGTCCTGGCAGGGAGAATTGTGGTGAGACTTGTGGAAGCTTGGTTGATGCCCACTGGAGGTAGCtaaactgtgtccagttgttCCAGGCTTGGTGCATCACAGGGCAGCTGttcagggactttctctttcccctgAAAAATACAGGAAAGTGTGGTTTGTCTCTCTTGCTTCTTTACAGCACAGGGAGTTCATCTCAGAGAAAgaggttttgcttttcctggTTTAGAGATACCTGAGAGTCTGAGAAACCCCAGTTAGAGAGAAATGCAgtaggtactgcaaggctgaaTGAATGATCAGCTCATGGTGTTTGAAGGGATTCCTGGGAATTTCAGGCTAAGCACTGAGGAGCCAGTTAGATAACCTTCAGCAGGCCCATTAAATTGAAGTAGGTAGTGAAACAGCAATGCAGCAGTGATCTAATGGATGGTTAGTGGagcctctgaaaaaaaagaagtaatgcAATTGTTACAGATACTATGTTGATCATGGTGATACTAGAGAGGTGACTGATTTGTCTCATCAGAACACTGCTGGTGCTTAGTTTCTGCTTAAACCTGGCCTAACTTGAGCAAGGTGCAGTGCTGTAGAGATGTCCAATCTCTGTTTTTTGTTGCCACCAAGCCAGAGAGTGAGTGTTACCAGGCCTGTCCCATGGGGTTGTGgatgggtggggtttttttccttgcgTTTTTGAAACTTGTCACATTTACATTCATGGAGTTGAATGAGGTCTCAAGGTTCAGCAGCATGTCTTGTCACACTGcaagacagcagtgtgcccccTGTTTCATTTTTTCAATACCAAAGAAAACCTCTCTGAGAAGAGAATGTTTTCTGTTCTGCCTTAGGTTGTGACGTTGTGCTGGAGTGGCTGCGGAAGACGTATTGGAGCCGGCAGCTGGGGAATAACTTGTGTGAAGAaagtgaggatgaggatgaagaggagcaggaagggatggaagcaaatgcagaGTTGGGCAGTGATGCATGGGAGATGCCAAACCCACAGCACGAGGCCTGTGAGAAACACAAGGAATTCCATGGTAAGTGTGCCTAGAGCAATGGCAGAAACAAGGATTAGGTGTGTCCCAGGCTAGAGAAAGCTGTTGGAAAGTGGCATCTCCTATCCCTAGCAATCCTTCAGCACAGGTTTTGGGGTTCCTCTTTGGGCCATggtggattcacagaatcacagatttgtcTGATAATCTTCCTTGAGTGTACATTCAGCAGAAGtaagcagcttgtccagatttaaaaacaaaaaaatccccctcTGTAGTTGATAACATTCCCTGATTAAATTATTTACTTACATTTCTTTGTAGAGAAAGTCAGAGATGTGCTGATATCCTACAAGAATGAGCAGTTTCGGGTAAGCACAGTCTGATCATACCACTTTTGATTCTCCTCATTTCCTGCTTGGAGCCAGAAGTCTGTCATCCTTGCCCAAACTGAAGGACTGCTGCTTTTGACCAAATGCCTGAGTGCTAGTGGGACTAAGTTGCCAGGAGTTTATTTCATACAACTAGAGGaatcctgttttttttctccctttcttgccACTTGGGTAGGTTTTGAGCATGAGTAGAAGGTGTGCCTTGCCTTCCTGGACAGACTCAGATAAAGTCTATATCAAACCAAAAATCTCACTAACTTTAGAGGAGTACTAACCTCCAATAGTCTCTCTTCCATTCTTGGTACAGCCTGCTGGCCTGTTTTGTGTATTGCTCCTACTCATCAGATGCTCTCAGCTGATTTCAGGTTGCCTGGGCAGCTGTGCTGATTTGACATTTTGACCTACAGTATGCATAATATGGCTGGCAAAACCTTATCCTGGGGAGATAACCACATCCCCACCCTTCATTTGGAGCTAATAATTCAAAATGAGTCTCTCCTGCTTTGTGCTGAAGCCAGGGAGAGGAAGGTTTAGAACCAGGGGGAGGATGCCAGGACTGTGACACCTTGGTGCTGTTGCCTTTTTAATTCAGGCCTTTTCCAAGTGTGACATGGCCTAGATTAATTCTTAATACTGCCAGGAAGGGGAACTTCTGTGAGTTTTTTTGAAGTGCTGTTGATGAAGTGCCTATGACATTTCCAGCTTTTTGTAGCAGTGCCTTTCTGCTCACCACTGGAGCATATTTGTTGTTAATGTTTGGAGTATTCCTTCCCTCAGGCTATGCAGGCTGCTCAATCTCTTTCAAAGTCTCGAGAAGCATGGTCTGATTCCTCTTCAGAAGTAGACTGGATGTTGGCTCAGATCAAAGACCTGATGCAAGAGAACAGGTACAGCTCTGATAAAGAACTGAGGTGAAAGGCacagtgcagagctgggcctGTAGACCTGTTGCACTGCCTTTTTACTGATCATGGAGCAAGCAATCATGGTTGATTTCCTGAACATCTCTGAGGACTGAGTTGTTCAGCTGTGTTGATGAGTAATGTTTCCCATGTCAACAATCTCCAAGGTGTTGTTCCTGACTTAGCTGTGCTGGCCCCAAGGCATGTCAACATCTTTAGTGTCTTCAAAAGCCCTCCCAACAATTTTGTGGAGACTGATTTCACAGTAACCTTTAGAATGCTTCACAATTGCAGGGCAATACTTGGcctcttctgtgctttctgggTGTTCTTCCTCATGATTCTAAAGGATGCCCCTGAGCAAATAGCAAATACACTGGGGGAAGCCTGTGCAGGCCTGCTTTGTAGTGTATCTGACCACTGGGCAAGTAACCAGGAGTTTGTTTTCCTGCAATCAGCCTGGCACCTCTGAAACAGTTCAGTGAGTTTTATTTCAAGCGTGGCTTGAAGCTGCTTCAGTGCAATGCTGTAGTGTGCTGTCACCAGAATGTGGCAGCCTTTTTTTGCATTACTGTTCTCTTCAGGAATCTCTGGTGTGGCAGGTGTAGAGAAGACTTGTCAAGTAACCAttccacccccagcaccacctctaGCTTGGGAGGAATCTGCACAGTTGTTGTGTTCTGTTAAACACCTTCTGTTAGTCCAAAAGTGCCTCTGTGAGCATCTTTCCTTCTGCAAAGCTGTTATTGGGGATGAGCAGTTGAGATGCTTAAGTTATTGCAGTGTGTGGGCTTCTGTCCTTATGCTTTGCTTAGTCACATTcctaggttcatagaatggtttgggtttgatcaccaagatcatctggttccaaccccccctgccatgggcaggagcaccttccactagaccaggtcactcaaggcctcatccagtctggccttgaacacctccctgggcaacctgttccagtgtctcaccaccctcactggaaagaattgcttccccatctccagttcaaatctgccctcctcaagctcagAGTCATTTCCCcatatcctatcactacaagcccttgtaaaaaaatcccttcccagctttcttcaagcccccttcaggtactggaaggctgctctaaggtctcctccagagtcttcttttctccaggctgaacagcccgacaactctctcagcctgtccccacagtggaggttcttcagccctcatcatcttcatggcctcctctggacctgctcaagcaTCTCcgtgtccctcttatgctggggacaccagaactggccacaggaGTGCAGGCAGGGTTTGacaagagctgagcagaggggcagaatctcctcctcCATTCTGTTgttcacacttcttttgatgcaggccaggacaCAGTTGCCTTCTGGGTATAATTTAAGGACTCAACTTCTTCCCTTCATTTacaagagttttttttttattaatttattattctCTCAGGAAAAATAGACCAcatgggagggaggaaggctgACATGAAATGCATTCTGACTTCATTAGGTTCAGAAACTTGGATTATGGAGTCAGGGATAACAAAGTTCATGCATTCCCTGGGGTATCTCAAGTGACCTATAAAAGTGCTTTTTAAATGTAGACTGCCTGTGTAACTCTGAATAAAGGCTTTCATTTCCCCTGTCAGCAAACCCTGTCTTTTGGCTTGTGCAGAGGCCAGAAGATTCCTTTAGACCCAAAGCAAAGTGAGCTCACTGCAAAGGatcctctgctgcagagaacTGACCCAGAGGACCTTTCTTAGTCAGATGTTCTTCTGTTTAAATAGCTCTCTACTGAAGCTGCCATCTGCATGGAGGTGTCCTTAATAGTTGCTGTTGATCAGTCACTGCATAGGAATAATGGTAATTGTGCTGGAACAGATTCCAGAGCAGGGGATTGAAACTGGATTTTGTTTTTAGAAACAAATTACATTCTGCCACTTGGCCTCTGATCTCCCACCACTTAATCTACTTATGACAAAGTGGtgtggtgtttgtgtgtgtggtgtttctGCACTCttgagctcttcagctgctgttggtGCTCATAAAAATGCTGTGCTGGGTCTAAAAATCTATGGATTTTGAAGTCACCTCTATTGGAGAGGACAAATCTGCTCATCCACTCTATACCAACATATATCTGTTTGGTATGGCTGCTACCATTCCAAATCCAGGGAGTCTGAGAGTTGGGTCTGTGGGGTTTATTCAGGGTTTGAAAATGGCcacctagatttttttttttttttactctgttaAGTGTTTATTGTAGTGCTCTATCTTTGCACAGATATAGAGGCTCCTGGATAGAAGCCTGAACAGGAGAACTCAAGAGAATCTCCTAGCTGGATAATTGGGGTAGTTGTGGGAATTTTACTTCTGTCccttttgctgtgttttactTTCAGGTGTCAGTTCAGCTCTCCCATTTGCATGAAGCCAGCCCAGCACGAAGTGGTCCTCTGAAGTTCACATGGTAGCTGTAACAGCAGGAGACATCCAACAAGCAGCTGTAGGGAAGAGCAGTTGTGACCCTACTGCAATTTATttgctgagcagctgtgtgagctgCACTCTAAGATGTGCCTTGCCAGCAAGGCAGAGCCAACAGAATTGGCTTTTCCTATGAAATTTAACTTAGATCTGTGGGTCAGAGGTCCTCAAATCTTGACCAGCCTGCTGGTAGAAGACCTGGATCACTCTGCAaatcttttcctctgcttttgaaaTGCTAAGATATTTGCCTTCTCAAGTGGAAATATTTCCTCCAAGGTTCTCATTCTGTCCCCCTTGGCACAGCTGCATATTCCCTTCAAGTCTCGTGGGATATATCCATCCCAAATCTGGCACAGGACTTTAGTGCCTTACAAcaagctgcatcacctcttcagCATTCCAGTCCTTTGGCTCTCAAACTTGTTTCAGCAATGTTGCAAGCAGGGTTTTGATATATGAAGGCATCACTGGCATTAATCAAACTCTCTGATTGCTCTAGGGAGACAGTGGCTGAGGTTCTTCTCTATGATGGCTTTCTCATCCCAAAGATGGAGTGTCTGGAGATGCTAAATATCAAGCATGAAGGTTAGTGTTTTGGGCAGCACCTGAGTAAAAAGTGTATAGCTAAGTGTTATGGCCAGGtctgttcttttgttgtttgtttggttgggtttttttcattaatttgaaATCTGTCATTCTCTGCACATTTTTGATATGTCTAAGGTCTTAAACATTGCTTGACCTGTTTTGCAGACCTCTTTATGGCCATACTTAGCaatgttctgggtttttttttttttgcataaatcTCTTATCATGGAAGAAGAACTCTTCAGCACCAAATGCTGCCTGGCCAAAATGTCTCTCAAAGCTTCCATCTCTGCCCTTACCTGCAGTAGTTAATTGATTTCATGAACTCCCACTAGTGTCTTTTCTACAGTGAAGGTTAGGAGCAAATCTAAATGTTTGGGGGGCTTTAGCCTCATTCACCAGCTGCCTCTTAGTTCCATGCTGCTGTCTGTACATATGGAGTGGCATGGATTATGTGCAAGAGGTCTCTGGATACctagagacaaaaaaaattactcatttGTCTGCTTCCCTGGGACTTCTTGGAAACACCAGCCAGAGGACTTTCTAAGGTCCTTAGATTTCTCTGATTATATTACAGCAGTAAAAATTCAGGAGCTTTTTGATTCTGTGTTGCTCTGCTCAGTGTTGCTTCCCTTGCAGTGTGTTTCTAGGCAGAGTAGCTTTTCATTACATGTAAAATGAGATGCAAGTGGAAGGAGATTAGCAAACCAGGTAGATTTTCCTATGGTTTACCACATGGTTAGATCAGGCATTGTGTTTTTTGCTTTCATTGAGCTGTTGTGTTAATTATCAGTTGGCTGCTTGTTTTACTTCCCTAGCATAAGAGGAATAATAATTCCACATTCAGTGAGGATCCCAGAAAACACCCTAAAACCAGTGACTTCagaatgaaatcacagaatggtgtgggctggaagggacctccaaagctcatccagtccaacccccctgcagtcagcagggacatcctccactagagcagcttgctcagagccttgttgagcctgaccttgaatatctccagggatggggcctcaactacatccctgggcaacctgttgcagtgttcatggtgcagaactgttcctaacatccaatctaaatctctgatttcaaaccattgccccttggcctatcactGCAGGCTAAAATACAAACTAGAGTACTTCAGTCTGTAACAAGTGTCACACCTGTGGTTCACCAAAAAATGCAGAGCAGTCatttttcagcttctctttctctcttcttatGGCAGCAAATAAAGACATGTGGCACTTCAGAATTCCTGAGAGTTTTTACTGCTTTTGGCAGCCTTTGCTCTCAGGCCTCCTGTCCCGAAGCTTTACACAGATCCTACTGGAGAAGATGTTCCTGGAGCTGAAGGAATGTTCAGACTTCTCAGAACTCCGGCCTCACTTCTTGATCAACTGGATTGCTGAGATGCTGGCTGGCATTGCCAAAGTGAACACTGGTGAGTGTGGCTGGAGCTTCCCTGTGTGAAAAATGTCTCTTGTGTCCTACCTGGGAGACTGGGAGAGTGGTGTGACCTTTAGGTGGGAAGTACAAATCACCTGATTGTTACAgttttagaatcatggaatggtttgggttggaagggacctccaaagctcatccagtccaacccccctgcactcagcagggacatcctccactagagcaggttgctcagagccttgtccagcctgaccttgaatagctccagggatggggcctcagctacatccctgggcaacctgctgcagtgttccagcaccctcatggtgcagagcttattcctaacatccaatctaaatctcctcttctctaatttcaaaccattgctcctcgtcctatccctgcaggcctttgcaaacagtctctctgcagccttcttgtagctcccttcaggtactggcacacttctattaggtctccttggagccttctctccccaggctgaacacccccagctccctcagcctgtcctcacagcagaggtgtgaaTGTGCAATGCTCTGGCATGTGAGTGTAAAGCCTTTATTGTTGCATTTCTCGCACTTTCCAACCTCCAGTCTGTGCCATGCGTTTCTTAGCAGAAAATTGGGATTGTTTTTGGCAGCTTTGCTGTAACCTACTTAAGACAGGAAACCCCAGTCTGCCCCATGAAGGATCAGGCCTTTTAGTGCTGTTCTACTTGTGCCTGTAGGAAATAACAGCAAGTAACAATTAAAGATGTTCTATGCAACCTGTTACAAGTTCCTTGTGCCCAGTTCTTTCCTCACTGAAGTCTGCCTCTAGCACAGGATTTTTATGCCATCTAAACTTGCATAAGAGCAAtaagtaatatttttatttctgttgctgACTCCTTGGAACTGTTTAAATTGACAGGCAGGAGATCTCACTCCAGAGAGAGGTGCATAGAAGAGCTTTAATTATTCAAACCCTGTCACAGGAATTCCGTTAACAAGGCTTTTTGATACTGCAGTAGAGCATATCCCTGAGGAGATTTCCAGCTGGTTAATTTTGCCTCCTCTTCTGTTCTCTCCCAGTCTAGGTCAGTCTGCACTAAGATTTTGCCAGTATCTGTGGCATCCATGGGTTGATGTTTGATGCTTTCAGTCATCCCTGATGGCAGTAGCTCCCAGCTGTGAGGTCTCCTCATGCATTGCTATCCAGAATGATCTCCAGTCCCAGGAGCAGAGTACTGCATTTACTTGGGACAATACTTTGCAGACACATCCTGGGGCTTTCTTGGCTGGAATGGTGCACAGAAGCAGCTTGGGGATGTCTGCACCTCCCTGTGGTCACACCTTGTGGAGTTAAGCTATCTGTCAGTGCATTGACAATTCCCTTGTGACAGCCTTGATGTATTTGGTCAGTACAGCTGGTCCTGTGCTGGGGTTGGATTGCCAGCCTTTTTGGGATGAGTGTGCCAGGGAACATGCAAAGTGGTGAAGGGCATAGTTTTATGATTTTGAGGTGCCTGACTGTCTTCATTATGTTCtttgaagggaaaaggaaacagcaaTGCAACAAACAGGTGACAGGGAAGGAGCTGTTTCTCCACAGAGTTCCTCTGCAGTGGCTCAGGCTGACTGATAACTGCTTGGAAGCTCCCTGCTGGGCAACTCCACACCTTCTTCAGATGTAAGTTTCCTTGTGTGACCTAGGTAAGGGGCAGCAAACAGTGGTCTGTAGCAGCTTTGGCCAGTTCCCTTGTGATACATTGAGTTGTAGTTGCTCTCCCTTCCTTTGCACCTAGTAGAAATGGTGGCAGGTGCATAGAAAGCTTTGCTTGGTGCTGCTTCAGAATGAAAGTGTGGATTGCCTGGGGAGATTctaaagcagcagcctggccagaagTGACTTGATAGCAGAGATGTGACTTCTTAAAGAGGTGATAACTTTTTCCACATGCAAGCAGCAAGTCAGGAATTCACTGAGAGTCCCTCAGGTCCTTAACTCTAATCACGGAGAGGGAGTGTTCCAACATCCACCCATCAGGGAGTAATCAGGAGATACATGGGCCAGGAGGAAACACAAAAGGCTGCTCAGATGGCTTAGAGCTTCACCTGAAGTATTTTTGGCTTTTAAGACTCCTACATTGCCCTTTTCCTTCCTAGGATCCTCACAATCATGACCCCTCCCCTGTCACGTTCTTcgcagaagaaacttctctacCTCACTTCGGTTTACACAGAAGGAGTTGGCCCTGTGTCCAGTCCAGGCACTTCCTCAGATGGCAGTGAACACCCAATTTACACCATAGAGAGCTTGCAGTGGAGGGCCAGGCAAGACAGTCAGGTTAAAAATCAAGGG
This DNA window, taken from Indicator indicator isolate 239-I01 chromosome 17, UM_Iind_1.1, whole genome shotgun sequence, encodes the following:
- the LAS1L gene encoding ribosomal biogenesis protein LAS1L; the protein is MVGLYCGDSRLQQEALDRVSAWKSRYGPKMPLAVDCTTELIRCKVLDSSGKLKSHELILSYGLALVRFVNLITERKQKMVSIPLRQLAKEVDIPIWVVDLRHELTHGKLPPLALCRKGCDVVLEWLRKTYWSRQLGNNLCEESEDEDEEEQEGMEANAELGSDAWEMPNPQHEACEKHKEFHEKVRDVLISYKNEQFRAMQAAQSLSKSREAWSDSSSEVDWMLAQIKDLMQENRETVAEVLLYDGFLIPKMECLEMLNIKHEANKDMWHFRIPESFYCFWQPLLSGLLSRSFTQILLEKMFLELKECSDFSELRPHFLINWIAEMLAGIAKVNTGKRKQQCNKQVTGKELFLHRVPLQWLRLTDNCLEAPCWATPHLLQMILTIMTPPLSRSSQKKLLYLTSVYTEGVGPVSSPGTSSDGSEHPIYTIESLQWRARQDSQVKNQGQTVEQPEDVLERDDGVEEVEEEEEEMVTEANPLEGAAHSGNMMAIAEKRAALQGSPWQISAEDVQWKDFPLGKLPGQTDDPDGLLLDNYSMMSLLDQPVRDEWKSPNTNSAELNVPVSGGLLWTQNDFHKIKSGLQLF